A single Candidatus Caccoplasma merdavium DNA region contains:
- a CDS encoding DMT family protein, translating into MQGIYSVLLLVVSNIFMTFAWYGHLKLQEMKLISNWPLFGVILLSWGIALLEYCFQVPANRIGFQENGGPFTLVQLKVIQEVITLTVFAVFSSLAFHNESLQWNHLAAAVCLVLAVYFVFMK; encoded by the coding sequence ATGCAAGGAATTTACTCTGTACTGCTGCTCGTCGTGTCGAACATATTCATGACGTTTGCCTGGTATGGCCACCTCAAACTGCAAGAGATGAAACTCATATCGAACTGGCCGCTCTTCGGTGTGATACTGCTCTCGTGGGGCATCGCCCTGTTGGAATACTGCTTCCAAGTACCGGCCAACCGCATCGGATTCCAGGAAAACGGAGGCCCCTTCACATTGGTACAACTCAAAGTGATACAAGAGGTTATCACCCTCACGGTTTTTGCCGTCTTTTCGAGCCTGGCCTTTCACAACGAGTCGCTGCAATGGAATCACCTCGCCGCCGCCGTGTGCCTCGTTCTCGCCGTCTATTTCGTCTTTATGAAATAA
- a CDS encoding tRNA 2-thiocytidine(32) synthetase TtcA, producing MSLPSSTERNQLLQRLDRLVKKAIEDYGLIDEGDHLLIGLSGGKDSLALVELLGRRSRIFAPRFTLTAAHIRMSNIGYHSDTAALREHCARFGIEYVERETAFDPSSDRRKAPCFLCSWYRRKALFDIARERGCSKIALGHHQDDLFETLLMNMAFQGSFATMPPRLQMEKFDMTIIRPLCLIAENDLSELSRTGGYPRQEKNCPYEHASHRREIRGILQQLQAISPQLRGHLWNSMSHIQEAYLPRPYRARKEAGNAPDLFPENL from the coding sequence ATGTCCCTCCCCTCATCGACCGAACGAAACCAACTGCTACAACGCCTCGACCGCCTCGTAAAAAAGGCCATCGAAGACTACGGCCTCATCGACGAGGGCGACCACCTGCTCATCGGCCTCTCGGGGGGGAAAGACTCGCTGGCGCTGGTCGAACTGCTGGGACGACGCTCCCGCATCTTCGCCCCGCGGTTCACCCTCACGGCCGCCCACATACGCATGAGCAACATCGGTTACCACAGCGACACGGCGGCTTTGCGCGAACATTGTGCACGGTTCGGCATCGAATATGTCGAACGGGAGACCGCCTTCGACCCGTCGAGCGACCGGCGCAAGGCCCCCTGCTTCCTCTGCTCGTGGTACCGGCGCAAGGCGCTCTTCGACATCGCCCGGGAAAGAGGGTGCTCCAAAATCGCCCTCGGCCATCACCAAGACGACCTCTTCGAGACGCTGCTCATGAACATGGCTTTCCAAGGCTCCTTCGCCACCATGCCGCCCCGCTTGCAGATGGAGAAATTCGACATGACGATAATCCGCCCGCTCTGCCTCATCGCCGAAAACGACCTCTCGGAACTGAGCCGCACGGGAGGGTACCCCCGGCAAGAAAAAAACTGCCCCTACGAGCACGCCTCCCACCGTCGCGAGATACGCGGCATTCTGCAACAACTGCAAGCCATCAGCCCGCAACTGCGCGGCCACTTGTGGAACAGCATGAGCCACATACAAGAGGCGTATCTGCCCCGACCGTACCGCGCCCGCAAAGAGGCAGGAAACGCCCCCGACCTCTTTCCCGAAAATCTTTGA
- a CDS encoding TonB-dependent receptor, translating into MKKHSASRPALCPQRWRRWSRKNFGAFASLHKEVVIGVLSCSMSLVLLSTPTETFAQQFDTDSVKELDISEVVVTGNILPPTRTAVLPIPVLDRNEAAVAPLQSIEAALRLCPSVDLRERGSKGVQADISIRGGSFDQTIILLNGIDFSDARTGHQSHSLPIDLDIVSDIAIEDGTAGIGAFAGAVNIRTQPLRPTYVRAEASGGQYGYAYGNLSGAVTKERFTLFGAGSYRASDGYTHNTDFQNYNAFVRAGYDSRQAGYFDFQSGWQTRHFGANGFYSLKYPDQYEATRTFLSSLRWQKSFGRFFIESSISYRKNFDRFELVKGSPSTVPYNYHNTDRLGLALRADYSWLWGKTSLYADYRYDHLLSSVLGEPLANPRRVKGESDVLYTKGEKQNSGDVRVRHVKQWRRFDIEGSAGCVFSPGEATPVWSLSGGYRPVDGLHIGVAAVQSMRLPSFTDLYYTTTGYIGNPYLKPERATTYRVRGSYERGRWRTSAEVYFRDGRDIIDWVQKSADSEWESLQLTRLRTLGVEWTGGYYGRGFLRQATLSYAYMTTDKQSGDYISKYALDYMRHKAMATVSVHFLRYMTLTLTGGLYDRNGNYIDAAGQRVGYDTYALLDARLSWQRHHLRVYLDGNNITATRYCDFGGLKMPEGWFSGGIVVTY; encoded by the coding sequence ATGAAAAAACATTCTGCATCAAGACCCGCCCTCTGCCCGCAACGGTGGAGGAGATGGAGCCGAAAAAACTTCGGCGCCTTTGCGAGCCTCCACAAGGAGGTCGTCATCGGAGTCCTCTCCTGCTCGATGTCGCTCGTCTTGCTCTCAACACCGACCGAAACATTCGCCCAGCAGTTCGATACCGACTCGGTAAAGGAACTCGACATCAGCGAAGTGGTGGTGACGGGGAATATCCTGCCCCCGACCCGCACGGCGGTGTTGCCCATACCTGTTCTCGACAGAAACGAGGCGGCGGTCGCTCCGCTGCAAAGTATCGAGGCTGCCTTGCGGCTCTGCCCTTCTGTCGATTTGCGGGAAAGGGGGAGCAAAGGCGTACAAGCCGACATCTCCATACGGGGAGGCTCTTTCGACCAAACCATCATCCTGCTCAACGGCATCGACTTTTCCGACGCCCGCACCGGACACCAAAGCCACTCCCTGCCTATCGACCTCGACATCGTATCGGACATTGCCATCGAAGACGGCACGGCCGGCATCGGCGCTTTTGCCGGAGCCGTGAATATCCGCACCCAACCGCTGCGCCCCACCTATGTGCGGGCCGAAGCCTCGGGCGGACAGTATGGCTATGCCTATGGCAACCTCTCGGGAGCCGTGACAAAAGAGCGGTTTACCCTGTTTGGCGCCGGGTCCTACCGGGCCTCGGACGGATATACCCACAACACCGATTTCCAAAACTACAATGCCTTCGTGCGGGCCGGATACGACAGCCGACAGGCCGGCTACTTCGACTTCCAGTCGGGCTGGCAGACCCGGCACTTCGGCGCCAACGGATTCTATTCGCTGAAATATCCCGACCAATACGAGGCCACCCGCACCTTCCTATCCTCCCTCCGTTGGCAAAAAAGTTTTGGACGTTTCTTCATAGAGTCGAGCATCAGCTACCGCAAGAACTTCGACCGCTTCGAGCTGGTAAAGGGTTCCCCCTCGACCGTACCTTACAATTACCACAATACCGACCGTCTGGGGCTGGCTCTCCGGGCCGACTACTCGTGGCTGTGGGGAAAGACATCGCTGTATGCCGATTATCGTTATGACCATCTTTTGAGCTCGGTACTCGGCGAGCCCCTCGCCAACCCCCGCAGGGTCAAAGGGGAAAGCGACGTCCTCTACACCAAAGGGGAAAAGCAGAACAGCGGAGATGTGCGCGTGCGACACGTCAAACAATGGAGGCGTTTCGACATCGAAGGGTCGGCCGGTTGCGTGTTCTCCCCCGGAGAAGCGACCCCGGTATGGAGCCTCTCGGGCGGATACCGGCCCGTCGACGGCCTGCACATCGGCGTAGCCGCCGTGCAATCGATGCGGTTGCCTTCGTTTACCGACCTCTACTACACGACAACCGGATATATCGGCAACCCCTACCTCAAACCCGAAAGGGCAACGACATACCGGGTGCGCGGCTCCTACGAAAGGGGGCGGTGGAGAACCTCGGCCGAGGTATATTTCCGCGACGGGCGTGACATCATCGACTGGGTGCAGAAGAGCGCCGACAGCGAATGGGAATCGTTGCAGCTGACCCGCCTCCGCACCTTAGGCGTCGAATGGACGGGCGGATACTATGGGCGGGGATTCCTGCGACAAGCCACCCTCTCCTATGCCTACATGACCACCGACAAACAGAGTGGCGACTACATCTCGAAATATGCCCTCGACTACATGCGTCACAAAGCCATGGCCACGGTGAGCGTGCATTTCCTGCGGTACATGACCCTCACCCTCACGGGGGGACTCTATGACCGCAACGGCAACTACATCGACGCGGCCGGGCAACGGGTCGGATACGACACCTATGCCCTGCTCGACGCCCGCCTCTCCTGGCAGCGGCACCACCTGCGCGTCTACCTCGACGGCAACAACATCACCGCCACCCGTTATTGCGACTTCGGCGGCTTGAAGATGCCCGAAGGGTGGTTCAGCGGAGGCATCGTCGTCACCTATTGA
- a CDS encoding tetratricopeptide repeat protein — translation MKRILLIAFPLLFFSLCVGAQTLEDARNMYRAGLYAEALPVFEKNLKKKPKNPSLNQWYGVCLYETGRKAEAEKYLKIAANGKIPESYRYLAGLCFEQYRFVEAVNYFTRYIGYLNDRKDDDADGTDYELLATQAELGAQMLAKVQCVQVFDSMVVSRDGFFSHYKLSSEVGSLHDYEALLEDENAEASPVFQTQRQDKILYAVPDEEAGYEIVSRIRLGDGSYGEEESIDDLNTLYDDSYPFLLSDGVTFFYASNEEDRTLGGYDIFMSRYNINTGEFTIPEQLSMPFNSPYDDYMMAIDEVTRVGWFASNRYQPEDSVCIYLFLYETSPEFYAPEEEASHLRVLARLSSIRATWKEGADYASVRERIARIQPPEKKAPVKNAIAFVVTDEVVYTSLSQFRSKPARDLYIKARELRRVIAANETELHRLRKDYVDGKNLPETAARIQELEKLLLTLYPQPEEYEKQSREAELSVWDQK, via the coding sequence ATGAAAAGAATCCTCCTTATCGCTTTCCCGTTGCTCTTCTTCTCGCTCTGTGTCGGTGCACAGACCCTCGAAGACGCCCGCAACATGTATCGGGCCGGCCTCTATGCCGAAGCCTTGCCGGTCTTTGAGAAAAACCTCAAAAAGAAGCCCAAGAACCCTTCTCTCAACCAGTGGTACGGTGTGTGCCTGTATGAGACGGGACGCAAGGCCGAAGCCGAGAAATATCTCAAAATTGCCGCCAACGGGAAAATTCCCGAGTCGTATCGATATTTGGCCGGTCTCTGTTTTGAACAATACCGCTTTGTAGAGGCCGTAAATTATTTCACCCGTTATATCGGTTACCTCAATGACCGCAAGGACGATGATGCCGACGGCACCGATTATGAGTTGTTGGCCACGCAGGCCGAGTTGGGCGCCCAGATGCTTGCCAAGGTGCAGTGTGTGCAGGTCTTCGACAGCATGGTGGTGAGCAGGGACGGTTTCTTTTCCCACTACAAACTTTCGTCCGAGGTAGGCTCTTTGCATGATTACGAAGCGTTGCTCGAAGATGAGAATGCCGAAGCAAGTCCGGTTTTCCAAACCCAGCGCCAAGACAAGATTCTCTATGCGGTTCCCGACGAGGAGGCCGGATATGAAATCGTTTCCCGCATTCGCCTGGGCGATGGAAGCTATGGCGAAGAAGAGTCGATTGATGACCTCAACACCTTGTATGACGATAGCTATCCTTTCTTGTTGAGCGATGGAGTCACCTTCTTTTATGCTTCGAACGAGGAAGACCGCACACTGGGAGGATACGATATTTTCATGTCCCGTTACAATATCAATACCGGAGAGTTCACCATACCCGAACAGTTGTCCATGCCTTTCAATTCGCCCTATGACGACTATATGATGGCTATCGATGAAGTGACTCGTGTCGGTTGGTTTGCCAGCAACCGGTATCAGCCCGAAGACTCGGTCTGCATCTATCTTTTCCTCTATGAGACATCGCCCGAGTTTTATGCTCCCGAGGAAGAGGCTTCGCACCTTCGCGTGTTGGCCCGTCTCTCCTCGATAAGAGCGACGTGGAAGGAGGGGGCCGATTATGCTTCTGTGCGGGAGAGAATCGCCCGGATACAGCCACCCGAGAAGAAAGCACCCGTGAAAAATGCCATTGCCTTTGTTGTCACCGACGAGGTCGTCTACACCTCCCTGTCGCAGTTCCGCAGCAAACCGGCTCGTGACCTCTACATCAAGGCGCGGGAGTTGCGTCGGGTCATTGCCGCCAACGAGACCGAACTCCATCGCCTGCGCAAAGACTATGTCGACGGGAAGAACCTCCCCGAGACCGCAGCCCGCATACAGGAGCTCGAAAAACTGTTGCTTACCCTGTATCCTCAACCCGAAGAGTATGAAAAGCAAAGCCGGGAGGCCGAGTTGTCGGTTTGGGATCAGAAGTGA
- the floA gene encoding flotillin-like protein FloA (flotillin-like protein involved in membrane lipid rafts), whose product MDLFVLLIVALCIVALAVFFYFVPFLLWISALVSGVHISLVQLFLMRIRKVPPQIIVRAMIEAHKAGLKSITRDELEAHYLAGGRVERVVHALVSAAKANIDLGFQMATAIDLAGRDVFEAVQMSVNPKVIDTPPVVAVAKDGIQLIAKARVTVRANIRQLVGGAGEDTVLARVGEGIVSSIGSSESHKSVLENPDSISKLVLKKGLDSGTAFEILSIDIADIDIGKNIGAGLQIDQAQADKNIAQAKAEERRAMAIALEQEMKAKAQEARAKVIEAEAEVPRAMAEAFRSGNLGIMDYYRMKNIEADTSMRDAIAKPSSGGPAK is encoded by the coding sequence ATGGATTTATTTGTATTGCTCATCGTGGCACTTTGTATCGTGGCTTTGGCCGTGTTTTTCTACTTTGTGCCCTTCTTGTTGTGGATTTCGGCACTCGTTTCGGGGGTGCACATATCCTTGGTCCAACTCTTTCTCATGCGCATTCGCAAGGTGCCGCCCCAAATCATTGTGCGCGCCATGATCGAGGCTCACAAGGCCGGTCTCAAATCGATTACCCGTGACGAGTTGGAGGCTCACTATTTGGCCGGAGGCCGTGTAGAGCGTGTCGTGCATGCTTTGGTGTCGGCCGCCAAAGCCAACATCGACCTCGGTTTCCAGATGGCGACGGCCATCGACTTGGCGGGGCGTGATGTGTTCGAGGCCGTGCAGATGTCGGTCAATCCCAAGGTCATCGATACCCCTCCCGTTGTGGCCGTGGCCAAAGATGGCATACAACTCATCGCCAAGGCCCGTGTGACGGTGCGGGCCAATATCCGACAACTGGTGGGCGGTGCCGGAGAAGATACCGTGCTGGCTCGTGTAGGTGAGGGCATAGTTTCGTCTATCGGTTCGTCCGAGTCGCACAAGTCGGTGCTTGAAAATCCCGATTCCATATCGAAACTCGTTCTCAAAAAAGGTCTCGATTCGGGAACCGCCTTTGAGATTCTCTCCATCGATATTGCCGATATCGACATAGGCAAGAACATCGGTGCCGGTTTGCAAATCGACCAGGCGCAGGCCGACAAGAACATTGCCCAGGCCAAGGCCGAAGAGCGCCGAGCCATGGCCATCGCCCTCGAACAGGAGATGAAAGCCAAAGCACAGGAGGCGCGCGCCAAGGTCATCGAAGCCGAAGCCGAAGTGCCGCGTGCCATGGCCGAAGCCTTCCGCTCCGGGAACTTGGGCATAATGGACTATTATCGCATGAAGAATATCGAGGCCGACACCTCGATGCGTGATGCCATAGCCAAACCGTCGTCCGGCGGTCCGGCCAAGTAA
- a CDS encoding Por secretion system protein, which translates to MKRTHMIVSAFCAISLLAGPLSAKTVHTIGDSTMANYDESTTDQRGWAQMFQQFFDGTITVNNRGKSGSSSKSFYEESAYWASVKKQIVEGDYVIIQFAHNDEKNNGMDGDSVRAKTGDLTVDYRGTTPQGSYKEYLRRYVNETRALGATPILVSSMCRKYFSGNTIRRNGRHDLGDSFSILNDDGTISTGNKIPESDHSMDYPYAMKEVAEEMDVPYIDLTTKSAELFASYGEAACTELLFRENDGTHPIALGATLMARIVAQEMAAQGILADHILQNADLLVNPTSVDFGKAYTGQQLVREVSVSGFDLTPADGTVTVTASEGFEVSADRDNYQSSLSLSYSEGNLDYTRIYVRTTVSGAGEVSGMLSFTNGNHTKDIPLSCTGIELSGGEEVVLRWPLDKDDSYILTGPAIAVPQSWSEMTVQRYASPNANTVWPDWCEFVNGQLTQRNLIVGEVWPAGEIDEVSTRYIQFGITASEGTVLHIDSIGLYVCGAGGSGMRCRISYSTQPDFADATSIAELTSAMTANTMYAIQYQPVVELQAGETLLLRVYPWYSSQATGKTICLSHVTLHGVASSASAISETTVPGATLARTLYYDICGTLLPVVPEHGIYFKKEIYSDGTNLVTKLIR; encoded by the coding sequence ATGAAACGCACACACATGATTGTCTCGGCCTTTTGCGCCATCTCCTTGTTGGCGGGTCCTTTATCGGCGAAGACCGTGCACACCATCGGCGATTCGACGATGGCCAACTACGACGAGTCGACTACCGACCAAAGAGGTTGGGCACAGATGTTCCAACAGTTTTTCGACGGGACCATAACGGTCAACAACCGGGGTAAAAGCGGATCGAGCAGCAAAAGTTTTTATGAAGAAAGCGCTTATTGGGCTTCGGTAAAAAAACAGATTGTCGAGGGCGATTATGTCATCATACAGTTTGCCCACAACGATGAGAAAAATAATGGTATGGACGGCGACTCGGTGCGCGCCAAGACCGGCGATTTAACGGTCGATTACCGGGGAACGACGCCACAAGGTTCGTATAAGGAGTATCTGCGACGTTATGTAAACGAGACCCGGGCTTTGGGTGCCACGCCCATACTGGTATCGTCGATGTGCCGCAAATATTTCTCGGGCAACACCATACGCCGCAACGGCCGTCACGACCTCGGCGATTCCTTTTCCATATTGAACGACGATGGTACCATATCGACCGGGAATAAGATTCCCGAGAGCGACCATTCGATGGACTATCCCTATGCCATGAAAGAGGTGGCCGAAGAGATGGACGTGCCCTATATCGACCTTACCACCAAGTCGGCCGAGTTGTTTGCCAGTTACGGGGAAGCCGCTTGTACCGAATTGCTTTTCAGGGAAAACGACGGGACCCACCCCATAGCCTTGGGAGCCACCCTCATGGCCCGCATCGTGGCGCAGGAGATGGCGGCACAAGGTATCCTGGCCGACCATATCCTGCAAAATGCCGATTTGCTGGTCAATCCGACCTCGGTGGATTTCGGGAAAGCCTATACCGGTCAACAGCTGGTGCGCGAAGTCTCCGTTTCGGGTTTCGATTTGACTCCGGCCGACGGGACGGTCACGGTTACGGCCTCGGAGGGTTTCGAGGTGTCGGCCGACAGGGACAATTACCAATCGTCGTTGTCGCTGAGCTATTCGGAGGGCAACCTCGATTATACCCGCATCTATGTCCGCACAACGGTTTCAGGCGCCGGTGAAGTGTCGGGAATGTTGTCGTTCACCAATGGCAATCATACCAAAGACATACCCCTGTCATGCACGGGAATCGAACTCTCCGGGGGAGAAGAGGTCGTTTTGCGGTGGCCGCTCGACAAGGACGACTCCTATATCCTCACCGGGCCGGCAATAGCCGTGCCGCAGAGTTGGAGCGAGATGACGGTGCAGCGATATGCTTCGCCCAATGCCAACACGGTTTGGCCCGACTGGTGCGAGTTTGTAAACGGCCAGCTTACCCAGCGCAACCTTATTGTCGGCGAGGTATGGCCGGCCGGTGAGATAGATGAGGTGTCGACCCGGTACATACAGTTCGGTATTACGGCTTCCGAGGGCACGGTCCTGCATATCGACTCGATCGGTCTCTATGTGTGCGGTGCCGGCGGTAGCGGCATGCGCTGCCGCATCTCATACTCGACACAACCCGACTTCGCCGATGCCACTTCGATAGCCGAGCTCACCTCGGCCATGACGGCCAACACGATGTATGCCATACAATACCAGCCCGTCGTGGAGTTGCAGGCCGGCGAGACGTTGCTCCTCCGGGTTTATCCCTGGTACAGTTCACAGGCTACCGGCAAGACGATATGCCTGAGTCACGTCACTCTGCACGGTGTCGCCTCTTCGGCTTCGGCCATATCCGAGACGACTGTCCCGGGTGCGACTTTGGCGCGGACGCTCTATTATGACATTTGCGGAACCCTTTTGCCTGTCGTCCCTGAGCATGGCATCTATTTCAAGAAAGAGATTTATTCCGACGGGACAAACCTCGTGACCAAACTCATTCGATAA